The DNA segment ACCTGGCCGGTCTGCGGATCGATTTCAGTTTCCAAATCGCCTCCGCTTTGGCTGGACATACCCGAAGAAACGTATTCACGATCTTGAGTGGAAAGTTCCAGGATTTCACTCTTAAAGGAGGTCATCTTGCTGGCGTCCAATTTCATATCGACTGGATAACCAATCTTTACCAATTGGATGTCCCCTTGATCGATAATCAGCACGGCTTCCATCGAATCGGGCGATCCCAACTGACACAACAACGTGTCGGGGGTAATCAGTGCTCCGCGGTTATGTTCGGAAAGCGGCGACCCTGACCAATCAGGCAACATCCCGGAACCATCGTCACGGCTCGGTTTATCGGGTGGAGGCAAGACGACGCCATCACGTGGAGCACGAATGGTCAGTCTTTCGATTTCTTCTTCGGTCTTCGACAACATCTCATTAAGCGACGAAATCAGTTTGATCTGCGTCCGAATTTCGGAGACGACCTTCGGATCGCGCCGCGACCGTGCACCCATATTTTCAAATCGGTTTTCCGCTTGCCGCAGTTCGCCCACTTGTTCCGCCTGCTCGATCGCTAAATCGGGATTATCGAGGACCGCCAGAATGTCCCCTTTCTTGACGAAATCACCCGGTTTAACCGCCTTGATTAAGATCCCGGAGGTGTTGGCATAGACGTTCCCGGTTTCAGACAATTGGATTTCAAAAGCAGAATCGATGTGGTGCGGCAGAGGGACATAACAGACCACCCCGATTGCCGCTGCCACCACGCTTAGCGTGATGGCTAATGGAACACGTTTCACTTTGGCCAACCTCCCAGGGGTCCGGCAGAACTTAAATGTTTGAATAACAGGTTGAGCGACCAAACCAACGAACCCAACCATAGCGATCATCCGGCCCACGATCTGCAAACCATACGGTTCCAGAACTTTGATGACGAACCAGCAAATCGAAAAGACAACCACCCAACGATAGATCACCGAAGCGATGGTAAAGATCGCGAAAAACAATTTATTGCGTTGCGGCAAGAAAGGATCGTCCTGCAGTTCCAACCCCAAACAGGTTTGCTGAAACCAGCGTTTGAGAACTTCCGTGGCCTTCTGACGAAGGTTGGGAATTTCCAGGATATCCATCAAAATGTAATAACCGTCGAACCGCAACAACGGGTTTCCGTTGACCAGCACGGTGCTGACGACGTTTAAGAACATCATGTTCAAACACAGGTCATTTAGCATTCCAGGTTCGGTGAAATACCAAATGAAAGTGGCAAACGAGGCCAAGATCATCTCGACATAGATCCCCCCCGCCCCAATCCAAACCCGTTTCCATTTATTCGGCAACATCCAGGAATCGGAAACATTGCAGTACAAGCAAGGCGTAAAGACCAGCAGCATGAACCCTAATTCATGACACTCCCCCCCAAACTTTTTGCAACTGATCCCATGCCCAAATTCGTGTAGGACTTTGACGATTCCCATCGTCAAAGCCAGATACATCCAGCGATCCGCCGCAAAAAACTGCTGGAACGACGGGAGCCGCGCATAAACGGTCTCATACTGCATCGCCAACAGCAGCATCGCTGCCGAGCCCAAGCAGATAAAGAAGAACAACGCGGGGATCGTGAACAGCCAGCCCGTCCAGGGAAGAATCTTGGTCAGAATTCGCTCTGGATCAAAACCGCGGAAACGAAGCGCAAATACGTTGGTGAATTTCCCCATCAACTCTTTGCGGCGTTTGGTGCTTCCCCGCTGCTCCAGTGCCTTCCCTTGTCCCGGAGCATTACTGATCACCAATCCACTGCGGTGCAGCATCCCGATGAACTGCTGCAGGTCGCCAAAGGTAATTTTCTGCGGAGCAAACTGCTGCTCAAATCCATCCTTGATCTGCTGTAGGCTGACATGGCCATCCAGCATGTTCAAGATGAAGAATTCTTCTTCGTGAAAACGAAAGTACTGGAGGCCTACAGGTTCCTTCACGACCCAAAAAGCCGTTCCTTGATATAGCTGGCGTGCGTGCGACAGATCAGGCCGTTTGCGCACCGTCAGAGGTCGCGATGAACTGCTGACAAGGCTATCGGCAAGAGTCGTCATGGCCTAGAAATTCCAACATTCCGAATCGAAAGTGATTAAACATATGGACGCCGCACCGGAACCATTAGTTCCCGATGCCGTAACGACGCCTTAGCGACGAGCCAATTCTGGCTTGGCTTGTAAGACAATCGATGCTTCCATTCCTGGCATGATCAACCAACTATTTCCGACACGAACATTTTCGATATCAACCCAAATACGACGTTGCCCACGAAGATTGACTTGGGCACTGACAAAACCGATTTCAGTATTCACTTGATGGACTGGTTTGCCATTCAGTTTCACGACCACAAGGATGGGCGTTCCGGGAACAATCATTCCCGATGTATCGGAAGCCATGATGTCCCCTTCCACGCGAAGCCGGTCCATCTGCAGCAATTCAACCAACGGCGAACCGGCTTGCACCCATTCACCCAAATGAGCAATTCGAGTTTCAACGTAACCGGCAAACGGCGCTGTGACCTGACGTTTGGACAATTCCAATTCCGCCATTTCCCGTTCTCGTTTTGCCGCAACGACGGCCGTCTTATTCTGTTTTTCTTCCAGTTCCGCCAGTTCGACGCGGAGGGCTTGGCGTTCGGCTTCCAGACGTTTCTTTTCGGCTTCCCAAAAAGGAATCGAACGGTCTTTTAACATCTGTTCGTACGACTTCGATTCGGCTCGCGCGGATGCTTCGCTAGCCATCGCATCCCGCAGATTGACATCATTCGACGCCTGCAGGGTCGCTTTCATTTCTTCGGCTTGCTTTAATCCAAGCATCAGCAGCGCTTGACGATCATCAATCACGGCAATCGTCTGCCCCTTTTCGACATTGTTCCCCTCTTCGACTTTGATTTCGGTCAGCATCCCATCGATCTGCGCGGGAATCCGGACGCTGTTGATCAATTTGACCAAACAGTTTTGTGCCGACAGCGGTTGATCCGCCATCGACCCGGCAG comes from the Roseimaritima multifibrata genome and includes:
- a CDS encoding efflux RND transporter periplasmic adaptor subunit; this translates as MRYLLLGLLIGCSPVFVSAQNRPIQDRSVRSLQQPVRASMLTQQQPPAGSMADQPLSAQNCLVKLINSVRIPAQIDGMLTEIKVEEGNNVEKGQTIAVIDDRQALLMLGLKQAEEMKATLQASNDVNLRDAMASEASARAESKSYEQMLKDRSIPFWEAEKKRLEAERQALRVELAELEEKQNKTAVVAAKREREMAELELSKRQVTAPFAGYVETRIAHLGEWVQAGSPLVELLQMDRLRVEGDIMASDTSGMIVPGTPILVVVKLNGKPVHQVNTEIGFVSAQVNLRGQRRIWVDIENVRVGNSWLIMPGMEASIVLQAKPELARR
- a CDS encoding biotin/lipoyl-binding protein, encoding MTTLADSLVSSSSRPLTVRKRPDLSHARQLYQGTAFWVVKEPVGLQYFRFHEEEFFILNMLDGHVSLQQIKDGFEQQFAPQKITFGDLQQFIGMLHRSGLVISNAPGQGKALEQRGSTKRRKELMGKFTNVFALRFRGFDPERILTKILPWTGWLFTIPALFFFICLGSAAMLLLAMQYETVYARLPSFQQFFAADRWMYLALTMGIVKVLHEFGHGISCKKFGGECHELGFMLLVFTPCLYCNVSDSWMLPNKWKRVWIGAGGIYVEMILASFATFIWYFTEPGMLNDLCLNMMFLNVVSTVLVNGNPLLRFDGYYILMDILEIPNLRQKATEVLKRWFQQTCLGLELQDDPFLPQRNKLFFAIFTIASVIYRWVVVFSICWFVIKVLEPYGLQIVGRMIAMVGFVGLVAQPVIQTFKFCRTPGRLAKVKRVPLAITLSVVAAAIGVVCYVPLPHHIDSAFEIQLSETGNVYANTSGILIKAVKPGDFVKKGDILAVLDNPDLAIEQAEQVGELRQAENRFENMGARSRRDPKVVSEIRTQIKLISSLNEMLSKTEEEIERLTIRAPRDGVVLPPPDKPSRDDGSGMLPDWSGSPLSEHNRGALITPDTLLCQLGSPDSMEAVLIIDQGDIQLVKIGYPVDMKLDASKMTSFKSEILELSTQDREYVSSGMSSQSGGDLETEIDPQTGQVKPRSVSYQASVRLPPDTVPIRLGYRGSAKVHTENKSLGWRLWRIVTQTFNFEL